The Phycisphaeraceae bacterium genome has a window encoding:
- a CDS encoding tetratricopeptide repeat protein has protein sequence MVLLFTDLVGSVDLKRRLGDDEAGRLIARHDALFRAAIADLPAAEVLKDTGDGFMARFQSARDAVIAALRFQHAMRSEPWPAERVLRARVGVHLGEASELEPEDATGKPKISGLAVDLAARVMGLALPGQILLTRAAFDNARQNLREHPPMPGAATPPLRWMAHGPYLFHGSDEPMEVFEVGAVGSAVGGAVGGAPLVAPPDGEKARRAVAADEEETLGWRPAAGMSIPDRRGWVLERRLGEGGFGEVWLGVNPATGTRRVFKFCYDAERLRSLKRELTLFRLLREALGDRDDIARLYDVRLDEPPFFLESEFTEQGSLVEWAGRIGGLDRAPLEQRIDIIARVADAVAAAHSVGVLHKDIKPGNILIDKDREGNPRPRLTDFGIGMLTDRTPLDRRQFTAAGFTRTLLGQNQTHTGTPLYSPPEAFAGKPFTVQGDIYALGVMLYQMVVGDFERPLGHGWERDVPDPILRSDIASCVAADGSRRLASAAELAERLRSLDQRRRAARRRRAARFAGLASLILLGLLAMAAALFVRERDLRGLAERELERKNRLLDYLVKGIIARSDPTRQRAGGGGGGREAGMSVTIASALDAAFDAAQQQLGDDPASLADVYRTLGLSYKNLDLYDRAERAMLRALEVRKGLHSGDHEQIAESMLDVADTLWWQRRFEEALPLYQDALAMRKRLFPARSAPVAEALNNLAACLNSMGRRDQAEPSFREALAIRTELHAANPASIDPMLIAAVKNNLANCLRHQDDPARRAEAKRLFEEAIDTARELGGEQHAYVARGLHLLAIFLWEIGEFDEAERRFVECLDIKRTLYEGPNTSVAVTAYAFAEFLIQRNRTAEAEPHALAALAIRRAAPDATPADLADSLTQAARLHEAAGRPAEAEPLLIEAHRTLAASPRHGSSHARTRQAIERIVQYYERVNRPDDAARYRAMLE, from the coding sequence ATGGTCCTGCTGTTCACCGACCTGGTGGGCTCGGTGGACCTGAAGAGGCGTCTGGGCGACGACGAGGCGGGGCGACTGATCGCGCGGCACGACGCGCTGTTCCGCGCCGCCATCGCCGACCTGCCCGCGGCGGAAGTGCTCAAGGACACGGGCGACGGCTTCATGGCCCGCTTTCAGAGCGCCCGCGACGCCGTCATCGCCGCCCTTCGCTTTCAGCACGCCATGAGGTCCGAGCCGTGGCCCGCGGAGCGCGTGCTGAGGGCGCGCGTGGGCGTCCACCTGGGCGAGGCGTCGGAACTGGAGCCGGAGGACGCCACTGGCAAGCCGAAGATTTCCGGGCTGGCGGTCGATCTGGCGGCCCGCGTGATGGGGCTGGCCCTGCCGGGTCAGATCCTGCTGACCCGCGCCGCCTTCGACAACGCCCGCCAGAATCTGCGGGAGCATCCGCCCATGCCAGGGGCCGCCACGCCCCCTCTGCGGTGGATGGCGCATGGTCCCTACCTCTTCCACGGCAGCGATGAGCCGATGGAGGTGTTCGAGGTGGGCGCGGTGGGGAGCGCGGTGGGGGGAGCGGTGGGGGGGGCGCCGCTGGTCGCGCCGCCCGATGGCGAAAAGGCCCGACGCGCCGTGGCCGCCGACGAGGAGGAAACCCTCGGCTGGCGACCCGCCGCGGGCATGAGCATCCCCGACCGGCGCGGCTGGGTGCTGGAGCGCCGTCTGGGCGAGGGCGGCTTCGGCGAGGTGTGGCTTGGCGTCAACCCCGCCACAGGCACGCGCCGCGTCTTCAAGTTCTGCTACGACGCCGAACGCCTGCGATCCCTCAAGCGTGAGCTCACCCTCTTCCGCCTGCTCCGCGAGGCGCTGGGCGACCGCGACGACATCGCCCGGCTCTATGACGTGCGGCTGGATGAACCGCCCTTCTTCCTCGAAAGCGAGTTCACCGAGCAGGGTTCGCTGGTCGAGTGGGCCGGACGCATCGGGGGACTCGACCGGGCGCCGCTCGAGCAGCGGATCGACATCATCGCCCGCGTCGCCGACGCGGTGGCGGCGGCGCACTCCGTGGGCGTGCTGCACAAGGACATCAAGCCCGGCAACATCCTCATCGACAAGGACCGCGAGGGCAACCCACGCCCGCGCCTCACCGACTTCGGCATCGGCATGCTCACCGACCGCACGCCGCTCGACCGACGGCAGTTCACGGCGGCGGGGTTCACGCGCACGCTGCTGGGCCAGAACCAGACGCACACCGGCACGCCGCTCTATTCGCCTCCCGAGGCCTTCGCGGGCAAGCCCTTCACCGTGCAGGGCGACATCTACGCCCTGGGCGTGATGCTCTACCAGATGGTCGTGGGCGACTTCGAGCGCCCGCTGGGCCACGGCTGGGAGCGGGACGTGCCCGACCCCATCCTGCGCTCGGACATCGCCTCGTGCGTGGCGGCGGACGGCTCGCGACGGCTGGCCAGCGCCGCCGAACTGGCCGAGCGCCTGCGCTCGCTGGACCAGCGGCGCCGCGCCGCCCGGCGCAGGCGGGCGGCCCGCTTCGCGGGGCTTGCGTCGCTCATCCTGCTGGGGCTGCTGGCGATGGCGGCGGCGCTCTTCGTGCGCGAACGCGACCTGCGCGGGCTGGCGGAGCGCGAGCTCGAACGCAAGAACCGGCTTCTGGACTACCTCGTCAAGGGAATCATCGCCCGCTCCGATCCCACGCGCCAGCGCGCGGGGGGAGGCGGGGGGGGGCGCGAGGCGGGCATGAGCGTCACCATCGCCTCCGCGCTTGACGCCGCCTTCGACGCCGCCCAGCAGCAGCTGGGCGATGACCCCGCCTCGCTGGCCGACGTCTATCGCACGCTGGGGCTGTCGTACAAGAACCTCGACCTGTACGACCGCGCGGAACGGGCCATGCTGCGCGCCCTGGAGGTGCGCAAGGGCCTTCACTCGGGCGACCACGAGCAGATCGCCGAAAGCATGCTCGACGTGGCCGACACGCTCTGGTGGCAGCGGCGCTTCGAGGAGGCGCTGCCCCTCTACCAGGACGCGCTGGCCATGCGGAAGCGGCTCTTCCCGGCGCGCTCCGCGCCGGTGGCCGAGGCGCTCAACAACCTGGCGGCCTGCCTGAACTCGATGGGTCGACGCGATCAGGCCGAGCCGAGTTTCCGCGAGGCGCTGGCCATCCGCACCGAACTCCACGCCGCCAACCCCGCCTCCATCGACCCCATGCTCATCGCCGCGGTGAAGAACAACCTGGCCAACTGCCTGCGCCACCAGGACGACCCCGCCAGGCGGGCCGAGGCCAAGCGGCTCTTCGAGGAGGCCATCGACACCGCCCGCGAACTGGGAGGCGAGCAGCACGCCTACGTGGCGCGCGGGCTGCACCTGCTGGCGATCTTCCTGTGGGAGATCGGCGAGTTCGACGAGGCGGAACGCCGCTTCGTCGAATGCCTCGACATCAAGCGCACGCTCTATGAAGGCCCCAACACCTCGGTGGCGGTGACGGCGTACGCCTTCGCGGAGTTCCTGATCCAGCGCAACCGGACCGCCGAGGCCGAGCCGCACGCCCTGGCCGCGCTGGCGATCCGCCGCGCCGCCCCGGACGCCACCCCCGCCGATCTGGCCGATTCGCTGACGCAGGCGGCCCGCCTGCACGAGGCCGCGGGTCGCCCGGCGGAGGCGGAGCCGCTCCTCATCGAGGCCCACCGGACGCTCGCCGCCAGCCCGCGCCATGGTTCGTCGCACGCCCGCACCCGACAGGCCATCGAGCGAATCGTGCAGTACTACGAGCGGGTCAATCGACCCGACGACGCGGCGCGGTACCGCGCCATGCTGGAGTAA
- a CDS encoding diguanylate cyclase produces the protein MTPRPEPSGLEPLATRPILAAGWLAVSTAALAHFLLDRAGAADAWQALVILLVGACSFRLALPMSAIRLARDQQLAAADLARRLEGVNLESRQETIAGVLMSRGDAVGEVSRRVHDCLAASIAALGEARRARRTLHHAVEKTAREVTAQLARESVCDHLTGVGNRRALDAARLALVESARSGNAPRRLVVMMIDVDHFKRINDTLGHGAGDECLVFVARLLRDNVRRADVVVRLGGDEFLVLLPDESLERATALAAHLRSLVRQMNWHGRNIPRPTLSFGLAEARLDRPESLDEAIRLADNALYAAKRSGRNRHAAATGEPVLAR, from the coding sequence ATGACCCCCAGACCCGAGCCATCCGGCCTCGAACCGCTCGCCACCCGGCCCATCCTCGCCGCGGGGTGGCTGGCGGTCTCCACCGCGGCACTGGCTCATTTTCTGCTCGACCGCGCGGGAGCCGCCGACGCCTGGCAGGCGCTGGTCATTCTGCTGGTGGGGGCGTGCTCGTTCCGGCTGGCGCTGCCGATGAGCGCGATTCGTCTGGCGCGGGATCAGCAGCTCGCCGCGGCGGATCTGGCCCGTCGCCTGGAAGGCGTGAACCTCGAATCTCGGCAGGAGACGATCGCGGGCGTGCTGATGTCGCGCGGCGACGCGGTGGGCGAGGTCAGCCGCCGCGTGCACGACTGCCTGGCGGCGTCGATCGCCGCCCTGGGCGAGGCGCGTCGGGCCCGCCGCACCCTGCATCACGCGGTGGAGAAGACCGCCCGCGAGGTGACGGCGCAACTGGCGCGGGAGTCGGTCTGCGATCACCTCACCGGCGTGGGCAACCGCCGCGCGCTGGACGCGGCGCGGCTGGCGCTGGTCGAGTCAGCGCGATCCGGGAACGCGCCGCGCCGCCTGGTGGTGATGATGATCGACGTGGACCACTTCAAGCGCATCAACGACACGCTCGGCCACGGCGCGGGCGACGAGTGCCTGGTCTTCGTGGCCCGGCTGCTGCGAGACAACGTGCGCCGCGCCGACGTGGTGGTGCGACTGGGCGGCGACGAGTTCCTGGTGCTGCTCCCGGACGAGTCGCTCGAACGCGCCACCGCGCTGGCGGCGCACCTGCGCTCGCTGGTGCGGCAGATGAACTGGCACGGGCGGAACATCCCGCGCCCGACGCTGTCCTTCGGGTTGGCGGAAGCCCGCCTGGACCGACCCGAGTCGCTGGATGAGGCCATCCGCCTCGCCGACAACGCCCTGTACGCCGCCAAGCGCTCCGGGCGCAACCGTCACGCCGCCGCCACGGGCGAGCCGGTCCTGGCGCGGTGA
- a CDS encoding 23S rRNA (adenine(2503)-C(2))-methyltransferase RlmN: MNDATTDILGLTSGEWVAMRQAAGEGTGAALATYRRVFREGVLEEVPSSGSCQPSAISRQPRAVGAIRELREGETLKFVLPIEDGLETESVILPMHGRGRTSYTLCVSSQVGCAMGCRFCETGRMGLLRNLTPAQVVRQWHVARHGYGAPIRNIVFMGMGEPMDNLDAVLQAIRVLTDRNGPCIAPASIAVSTVGRVEGIERLRRFAAQPGFRRLKLAVSLNAPNDAIRSSIMPINRAEPMEMLKKAMQAWTGVGREDRRRDAGATQAGVDDAAGTPVLIEYVLIPSVNDQPEHAEELAAYLRDLPCKVNVIPYNPRRDSPWPAPEESVVASFVERLRSLGLFVKRRRTLGRSVMAACGQLGNPGIRRRRFVSIGSENDADQSNPASA; the protein is encoded by the coding sequence ATGAATGACGCGACGACTGACATCCTGGGGCTGACCTCGGGCGAGTGGGTGGCGATGCGCCAAGCGGCGGGCGAGGGGACCGGCGCCGCGCTGGCGACGTACCGACGTGTGTTCCGCGAAGGGGTGCTGGAGGAGGTTCCGAGTTCTGGAAGCTGCCAGCCGTCAGCCATCAGCCGTCAGCCACGCGCCGTGGGCGCCATCCGCGAGCTGCGCGAGGGCGAGACGCTCAAGTTCGTCCTGCCGATCGAGGACGGGCTGGAGACGGAATCGGTCATCCTGCCCATGCACGGGCGCGGGCGCACGTCGTACACGCTCTGCGTCTCGTCGCAGGTGGGGTGCGCCATGGGGTGCCGCTTCTGCGAGACGGGCCGGATGGGGCTGCTGAGGAATCTCACCCCCGCCCAGGTCGTGCGGCAGTGGCATGTGGCCCGTCACGGCTACGGCGCGCCGATCCGCAACATCGTCTTCATGGGCATGGGCGAGCCGATGGATAACCTGGACGCCGTGCTGCAGGCGATTCGCGTGCTCACCGACCGCAACGGTCCGTGCATCGCCCCGGCGTCGATCGCCGTCTCCACCGTGGGGCGTGTGGAGGGCATCGAGCGGCTGCGTCGCTTCGCCGCCCAGCCGGGTTTTCGACGGCTCAAGCTGGCGGTGTCGCTCAACGCGCCCAACGACGCCATCCGGTCGAGCATCATGCCGATCAACCGGGCCGAGCCGATGGAGATGCTCAAGAAGGCGATGCAGGCGTGGACGGGAGTTGGTCGTGAGGATCGCCGGCGGGACGCCGGCGCCACCCAAGCCGGCGTCGACGATGCGGCAGGCACGCCCGTCCTCATCGAGTACGTCCTCATCCCGTCCGTCAACGATCAGCCGGAGCATGCGGAGGAGCTCGCCGCGTACCTGCGCGACCTGCCGTGCAAGGTGAACGTGATCCCCTACAACCCGCGGCGCGACTCACCCTGGCCCGCGCCGGAGGAATCCGTCGTGGCGTCGTTCGTCGAGCGATTGAGGTCGCTGGGGCTGTTCGTCAAGCGTCGCCGCACGCTGGGTCGCAGCGTGATGGCGGCGTGTGGTCAACTGGGTAATCCGGGCATCCGGCGGCGTCGTTTTGTGTCGATCGGGTCCGAGAATGACGCCGACCAGTCGAACCCCGCGAGTGCGTGA
- a CDS encoding lipid-A-disaccharide synthase N-terminal domain-containing protein yields the protein MNITSPIGIAWVVMGLVGQLMFTGRMLVQWLVSERAKKSVVPTAFWWMSLVGASMLLTYFIWRKDVVGVLGQATGWIIYIRNLWLIHRGARAPSVSDDADAEPALDPVVTTRDE from the coding sequence ATGAACATCACCTCGCCCATCGGCATCGCCTGGGTCGTGATGGGGCTGGTCGGGCAGCTCATGTTCACCGGGCGCATGCTGGTGCAGTGGCTGGTGAGCGAACGGGCGAAGAAATCGGTCGTGCCCACCGCCTTCTGGTGGATGAGTCTGGTCGGGGCGTCGATGCTGCTGACGTATTTCATCTGGCGCAAGGACGTGGTGGGCGTGCTGGGACAGGCCACCGGATGGATCATCTACATCCGCAACCTGTGGCTCATCCACCGCGGCGCCAGAGCCCCCAGCGTGTCCGATGACGCCGACGCCGAACCCGCCCTCGACCCCGTGGTGACGACCCGCGATGAATGA
- a CDS encoding glycosyltransferase, with the protein MPHVEPDILLSIIAPAHNEEGNVAPLVREIEQAMQALDAKGEAWEFILVDDGSTDGTLGAATTLLPDHPRLRIVKMRHTPAGRGHGQSAATHAGIRASRGRFIATLDADLQNDPADLPRMMATLRDTQADLVQGDRSGKRRDTLVRRASSVISRWFRVLLLNDPTVDTGCCIRVMTRQLALSLPLEFRGQHRFVPFTTRSMGLKVVEHPVNHRPRVSGQAKYGIWNRALPGLIDCFAVRWMRRRRRPVAFDAITMPETVRAEGPVSRQPSAIGHQQTTDNRQPITDDLRPGAPRAALRTMPSAPADAP; encoded by the coding sequence ATGCCCCACGTCGAGCCGGACATCCTGTTGTCCATCATCGCACCCGCCCACAACGAGGAGGGCAACGTGGCGCCCCTGGTGCGCGAGATCGAGCAGGCCATGCAGGCGCTCGACGCGAAGGGCGAGGCGTGGGAGTTCATCCTGGTCGATGACGGCTCCACCGACGGCACCCTGGGGGCGGCGACCACCCTGCTGCCTGACCACCCCCGGCTGCGGATCGTGAAGATGCGCCACACGCCCGCCGGGCGCGGACACGGGCAGTCGGCGGCCACGCACGCGGGCATCCGCGCCTCGCGCGGGCGCTTCATCGCCACGCTCGATGCCGACCTGCAGAATGATCCCGCCGACCTGCCCCGCATGATGGCGACCCTGCGGGACACCCAGGCCGACCTGGTGCAGGGCGATCGGTCCGGCAAGCGCCGGGACACGCTCGTTCGGCGGGCGTCATCCGTCATCAGCCGCTGGTTCCGCGTGCTGCTGCTCAACGACCCCACCGTGGATACGGGCTGCTGCATCCGCGTCATGACGCGGCAACTGGCCCTGTCGCTGCCGCTCGAGTTCCGCGGGCAGCATCGCTTCGTGCCCTTCACCACGCGATCGATGGGGCTGAAGGTCGTCGAGCATCCGGTCAATCATCGCCCGCGCGTATCAGGCCAGGCGAAGTACGGCATCTGGAACCGCGCCCTGCCGGGACTGATCGACTGCTTCGCGGTGCGCTGGATGCGCCGGCGAAGACGACCCGTGGCGTTTGACGCAATCACAATGCCGGAGACGGTGCGAGCCGAAGGGCCGGTGAGCCGCCAGCCATCGGCCATCGGCCATCAGCAGACGACCGACAACCGGCAACCGATCACTGACGACCTGCGTCCCGGCGCCCCACGCGCGGCGCTCAGGACGATGCCATCCGCTCCGGCTGACGCGCCATGA
- a CDS encoding low molecular weight protein arginine phosphatase: MRTVLFVCTGNTCRSPMAEAIARRLLDEGVLGASTSAGGDVFVASAGVSAGEGHPTTPETVEALARLGIGFDGRSLRLTPEMIRRADLVLCMTESHAQAARSLVAGDPDALAKIALVDPSGDVEDPIGLGQDAYDRLARRLSRVIPLRLQELLQP; encoded by the coding sequence ATGCGCACCGTTCTGTTCGTCTGCACCGGAAACACGTGTCGCTCGCCCATGGCCGAGGCGATTGCACGCCGCCTGCTGGATGAGGGGGTGCTGGGCGCGTCCACCAGCGCGGGCGGCGACGTGTTCGTGGCCTCGGCGGGGGTGTCCGCCGGTGAGGGACACCCCACGACCCCGGAGACCGTCGAGGCCCTGGCCCGCCTGGGGATCGGGTTCGACGGGCGCTCCCTTCGCCTGACGCCCGAGATGATCCGGCGCGCCGACCTGGTGCTGTGCATGACGGAGTCGCACGCTCAGGCCGCCCGGTCGCTGGTGGCGGGCGACCCGGACGCGCTGGCCAAGATCGCCCTCGTGGACCCGTCAGGCGACGTCGAGGATCCCATCGGGCTGGGACAGGATGCCTATGATCGGCTGGCGAGGCGACTGAGCCGGGTGATTCCGCTTCGTCTTCAGGAGCTGCTGCAGCCATGA
- the rpiB gene encoding ribose 5-phosphate isomerase B, which yields MRIAIGSDHRGVDAARSIRPHIEALGHTVALLGECSGNPCDYPDNAWLVGRAVASGEVDRGILICGSGIGMSIAANKIPGVRAALVTDELTAQLSRAHNNANVLCLAADLLGQNLLHRIIDTWLSTPFDGGRHERRIQKIHAIERGENPTLLKPDAVSA from the coding sequence ATGAGGATCGCGATCGGATCCGACCATCGCGGGGTTGACGCCGCCCGGAGCATCCGCCCGCACATCGAGGCGCTGGGCCACACGGTCGCGCTGCTGGGCGAGTGCAGCGGCAACCCGTGCGATTACCCGGACAACGCCTGGCTGGTGGGGCGTGCGGTGGCCTCGGGCGAGGTGGACCGGGGCATTCTCATCTGCGGCTCGGGCATCGGCATGTCCATCGCGGCCAACAAGATCCCAGGCGTGCGGGCCGCGCTCGTCACCGATGAACTCACCGCGCAACTGTCCCGCGCCCACAACAACGCCAACGTGCTCTGCCTGGCCGCCGACCTGCTGGGGCAGAACCTGCTTCACCGCATCATCGACACCTGGCTCTCAACACCTTTCGACGGCGGGCGCCACGAACGACGCATCCAGAAGATTCACGCCATCGAGCGGGGCGAGAATCCCACGCTGCTCAAGCCCGACGCCGTGTCGGCGTGA
- a CDS encoding tetratricopeptide repeat protein, producing MSIPRRDAIYLTAVTIVAMTLMLSGAAIVLWQARQGGDAADDLQAMRQSIRSDPEAARAFLDRVLRRVPDHIDARLLRAEMRLGVGESDEAISDYNHVLTLEPGHAKALLGRARARLSLADQDGAIQDISAVLKADPADPEALHLRAVIRSSRFENDLALADFDAAIERQPDRVDWRLERAEMRRETGRFAEAAEDFELVLSKRPDRAEIWSAMAWCRWGAGDLDGAVEAFDEALKRSAENAHAHFGRGAVLLNEGRLDEAVASLDKARARPAQRVEYAALYAWIARARLGRADQADALLRTDLANDAFGWRLWPRRLAAFLLGEMDEETILEFSREEQDGNTAQEQRCEALYYAGWKRLLAGDRDGAADLLRQCAAIPLTRFYEWNSARHDLASLDSAE from the coding sequence ATGTCCATTCCTCGCCGAGACGCCATCTACCTGACTGCCGTCACGATCGTCGCGATGACGCTCATGCTCAGCGGCGCGGCGATCGTCCTGTGGCAGGCCCGCCAGGGCGGCGACGCCGCCGACGATCTTCAGGCGATGCGGCAATCCATCAGGTCCGATCCGGAGGCGGCGCGGGCGTTTCTCGACCGGGTGCTGCGCCGCGTGCCGGATCACATCGACGCGCGGCTGCTGCGGGCGGAGATGCGGCTGGGGGTGGGCGAATCCGACGAGGCCATCTCGGATTACAACCACGTCCTGACCCTCGAACCGGGGCACGCGAAGGCGCTGCTGGGGCGCGCCCGGGCGCGTCTCTCGCTGGCCGATCAGGATGGCGCGATCCAGGACATCAGCGCCGTGCTCAAGGCGGACCCCGCCGACCCTGAGGCCCTGCATCTTCGCGCCGTGATTCGATCGTCCCGGTTCGAGAACGACCTGGCGCTGGCCGATTTCGACGCGGCGATCGAGCGCCAGCCGGACCGCGTGGACTGGCGCCTGGAGCGGGCGGAGATGCGCCGCGAGACGGGCCGCTTCGCCGAGGCGGCGGAGGACTTCGAGCTGGTCCTGTCCAAGCGGCCCGACCGCGCCGAAATCTGGAGCGCGATGGCCTGGTGCCGCTGGGGCGCGGGCGACCTGGACGGTGCGGTGGAGGCGTTCGACGAGGCGCTGAAGCGAAGCGCGGAGAACGCCCACGCCCACTTCGGGCGGGGCGCGGTGCTGCTGAACGAGGGCCGCCTGGACGAAGCCGTCGCCTCGCTCGACAAGGCCCGCGCCAGGCCCGCCCAGCGCGTGGAGTACGCCGCGCTGTACGCCTGGATCGCGCGGGCGCGGCTGGGGCGCGCGGACCAGGCCGATGCGCTGCTGCGGACCGACCTGGCCAACGACGCCTTCGGCTGGCGCCTCTGGCCCAGGCGCCTGGCCGCGTTCCTGCTGGGCGAGATGGATGAGGAGACGATCCTCGAGTTCAGCCGCGAGGAGCAGGACGGCAACACCGCGCAGGAGCAGCGCTGCGAAGCGCTGTACTACGCGGGGTGGAAGCGCCTGCTGGCGGGCGACCGCGACGGCGCCGCCGATCTGCTGCGCCAGTGCGCGGCGATTCCGCTGACCCGCTTCTATGAATGGAACAGCGCCCGGCACGACCTGGCGTCGCTCGACAGCGCGGAGTGA
- a CDS encoding methionine--tRNA ligase, with protein MTDRAYLTTPIYYVNDKPHIGHAYTTTLCDVAARFMRFLGRDVFYLTGTDEHAAKVVDSAAQRGLTPQQWADQNAAAFQDAFRLLHISNDDFIRTTQERHKTRVARYVRALMDSGDVYLGDFEGWYDAGQEEYVTDSKAKEYGYQSPINGKPLVRRKEHNYFFRLSAYREPLLALLERREPVNGATFDVKPEARRNEIIARIREMEDVPISRTSEGSGAPWGIRIPGDEQHTIYVWIDALFNYLSTVDTDERRKYWTCGPIHVIAKDILWFHAAIWPAMLLALRTRPGYEWVTLPRYVYCHSFWISEGQKMSKTLGNFIDLPTIEQYLRTYSLDGWRYYMVTQGPLGATDSDFSAAHFHGVYHTDLVNTVGNCASRVTAMIGKYFDGAVPPEMAPERYTLPGFDLPASAREAVETAITAIDRFDLAEAAAAAIALIRRVDAFINATEPFKMARDAARVPQVGSILHQCLEAVRIATLLLWCVMPDATSAFWRAIGCGEIDPTKGGLRDLARWGGLTAGRKVEKIALFPRVEHAPAAATH; from the coding sequence ATGACCGACCGCGCCTACCTCACCACGCCGATCTACTACGTCAACGACAAGCCGCACATCGGCCACGCCTACACCACCACGCTGTGCGACGTGGCGGCCCGGTTCATGCGGTTCCTCGGGCGCGACGTGTTCTATCTGACGGGCACCGATGAACATGCGGCCAAGGTGGTCGATTCCGCCGCCCAGCGCGGGCTGACGCCCCAGCAGTGGGCCGATCAGAACGCCGCGGCCTTTCAGGACGCCTTCCGCCTCCTGCACATCTCCAACGACGATTTCATCCGCACCACGCAGGAGCGGCATAAAACCCGCGTGGCCCGCTACGTCCGCGCCCTGATGGACAGCGGCGACGTCTACCTGGGCGACTTCGAGGGCTGGTACGACGCCGGGCAGGAAGAGTACGTCACCGACAGCAAGGCCAAGGAGTACGGCTACCAAAGCCCCATCAACGGCAAGCCGCTGGTGCGCCGGAAGGAACACAACTACTTCTTTCGTCTGAGCGCCTACCGCGAACCGCTGCTGGCCCTGCTGGAGCGGCGCGAACCCGTCAACGGCGCCACCTTCGACGTGAAGCCCGAAGCCCGGCGCAACGAGATCATCGCGCGCATCCGCGAGATGGAGGATGTGCCCATCTCCCGCACTTCCGAGGGAAGCGGCGCCCCGTGGGGCATCCGCATCCCCGGCGATGAGCAGCACACCATCTACGTGTGGATTGATGCGCTCTTCAACTACCTCTCCACGGTCGATACCGACGAGCGCCGCAAGTACTGGACCTGCGGGCCGATCCACGTGATCGCCAAGGACATCCTCTGGTTCCACGCGGCCATCTGGCCCGCCATGCTGCTGGCCCTGCGAACGAGGCCCGGCTACGAGTGGGTCACGCTGCCCCGATACGTCTACTGCCACTCGTTCTGGATCAGCGAGGGGCAGAAGATGTCCAAGACGCTGGGCAACTTCATCGACCTGCCCACCATCGAGCAGTACCTTCGCACCTATTCGCTCGACGGCTGGCGCTACTACATGGTCACCCAGGGGCCGCTGGGCGCGACCGACTCGGACTTCTCGGCGGCGCACTTCCACGGCGTGTACCACACCGATCTCGTCAACACCGTGGGCAACTGCGCCAGCCGCGTGACGGCCATGATCGGCAAGTACTTCGACGGAGCGGTCCCGCCCGAGATGGCCCCCGAGCGATACACCCTGCCGGGCTTCGACCTGCCCGCGTCGGCCCGCGAGGCGGTGGAGACCGCGATCACCGCCATCGACCGCTTCGACCTGGCCGAGGCGGCGGCGGCGGCCATCGCGCTCATCCGCCGCGTGGACGCCTTCATCAACGCCACCGAACCCTTCAAGATGGCCAGGGACGCCGCTCGGGTTCCGCAGGTCGGCTCGATCCTGCACCAGTGTCTCGAAGCGGTGCGCATCGCCACGCTGCTGCTGTGGTGCGTGATGCCGGATGCGACCAGCGCGTTCTGGCGGGCGATCGGCTGCGGCGAGATCGACCCGACGAAGGGCGGTCTGCGCGACCTGGCCCGCTGGGGCGGGCTGACGGCGGGACGGAAGGTCGAGAAGATCGCGCTCTTCCCCCGTGTCGAGCACGCCCCAGCCGCGGCGACGCACTGA